The window ATCTTGTTGTGAGAACAGCTTTGGAGTTAAGCAAATGAATGGTTCAGATTTTGCATCACCCATTCGATTATGCATTGTGTTTTGCACTCTATCTCCGATGTCTTTGGATAAGAAACTATACTGGCATCAGCTTGCTCAGAAGATTTTAACCTTGGCTTTAAATTTCTGAAACAAAAATAGTTAGAACATACATGTCTCAATTGAGACCAAGTGTAAGCCAAGTAAGAAATAAGCAAAGCTACCCAATTAGATATGAGCTTTAGATAAAGCAATGGGGAAAGCCTTGGCTGCAATAATTTTTCGCTATCGGTCTTTCTGAATGGCACAATGGGTTGACCGATATGCTCAATAACAATTTTATTTCTAACAAGCAAATAGCCCTTCTTCATTGGTCTTTCAAAATTACTTATGAGGATTTTGCTAATAGATGCATCAACTATGAAGTTGCGACCAAATCTAGAAATAGGAAAATTACTTGCTAGGCATACCTCTTCAAATATGTTGGGAGAGCATGATGGTGGTGTGACTTGAACAATATCTTGATCCATCTTTGTATGGCTCTCCAACGCCTTATCATCATCTTTTTCTTTATTCCATGCATCATTACTTTGAAGATCTTTGTCAGCCAAACTTTGTTCAGCTACTTGCTCTTGTCCTTGAGGCTTTTCAATTTCGACGGCACGGAACTCGTAGGGCAGGAAGTAGGTTCCATTAACTTCAGAAAAATCAAGCATCGCTGCTTTCCTATGCTTGCCATGCCCTTTCTCAATAATGATTGCTTCTTTGGATTTGATGGACTCAGAATATATACTACTTGATTCGGCTTTTTCAATAACTGAATTTTCTTTGTTACCTGAATCAATACCTttatctttttgaatttgcaagGCTTCTCGCTCTTGTCTAATTTTAGCCCACATCTCAGCTTGGCGAGTTTTGAACCTTTTCATCTCAATTTCCATCCACTCCTCATGAGATTGCCCCCCAATACTTCGAGACTCTTTCGGCAATGAGGTGTCAAAACTTTGCAATTGTTTGGGTGGTACACTACATGGTACAACACTGGGCGACTGCATCATTTGCACAACTCTAGCTTTTACTGCAGCAAAATCATGAGGCTTCCCACCTTCTATTAGTTCCTGTCGATGGAGTTGCACAAATCCCAAGAGAATGTAAGCTTGTTCTCAGCCACCCAGTCTGGATATGGTTGCCCCCCGATGCTTTTAGACTCTTTCAGCAATGAGATGTTGCCGAAATTCTGTAATTGTGTAGGGGGTACATGATATGCCACGGTAGTAGGTGAAGGCATTTGTGCTCCTGCAGAAGTTTCACTTATTCGGCCATGACCATGAAGGTGCGGAGCCGAATTATGGACATCAACAGTTGCGTATGGTGCCAAAAAATTAGTAGCATTAGGTGTAGCATATGATGTTTGAGGGTAATTGGCCAAATAACTAGTAGTAGCATGGCCAATTCCCCTATCCACCGGCACGTTTGGATTAACGTACTGCAAGTTATTTGCCGATGAATAAAAACTTGAAACACTTTGTTGCATACCATTGGAAGTTCCTACATAGGGTGTCTCAACTTGATTAACCGAACTCATCATGTTATTCATCGGCATATAAATTTGTGGGGTTGCCGATGCATGGCAGTTGGGATACATATGTTGCATGTTGCTAAAATTATATgaagtagaatcatggagatttTGTTGCATCGGCCCTTGCACATAATTAGATGCATGATTAATAAAATTAGGGCTAGCCGATACATTATGCTCATTAGATGATCTAGCAACAACATACGCATTATTTGCATTTACATATGTGAATTGGGTATTCATATTACCTTTGTAGATTGCAAACCCTAGATGACGATCTCTTTGTAGCAAGAACGGGCTGGAGACCGTTCAAAGCTTTGTCCCCAGCTGAGTCTCCAAAAAGTGtattcgcacacgaacacgtcaccatGTACCCTtgacgccgggggtgatgcaccacagctcacgtcgaaggagacccgtccggaagcgcggtacgcaagcaatccggcgggtgcttttgaggacccgaaaccccacacgcccgggagggaccccgtcagggtgcgcggaggctatgggctgccctaggtcgacctgatcgcccctagggcctcgaggttcgccgccctgtaacaagaagaacagacgaagaacgaggaagaagaagaactagggttaaggagaaaagataaaagataaaaagtggtagatgatgtgatcgattgtgtgttgttcaatcggccgccACCCCTTataggtatataagaggcggctggacttcccgtgcaaAAAAAATgcttggattcacgtccaaaaccctagtcaaattcggattggttttgtccgaacttttcaaaactgttcggtttaaactGGCTGCACCTTGCGGGTAATTTTTGAGGTGGTAAACAACCTCGGATGAAAATGAGCCCAAAAGCAATCTTGatcgtttcgacgagacgaacaactttcatgttgaacgttttttGATCAGAGGTTATTTTGAGGGTCAAATCGCTCGCGCAAAACACCTGTTCCCTCGCGCTACCCATCAGACATGCGTCTGGTAGGGCGCGCCACATCTCGCCTCATGACAGGGCTGCACTCCGATTGCTCTAACTTTTACATATGGACTTGGATTTAGacgatttttatatcaaaatcgatcGTTTTGACGAGACGAAGACAATTCATGTAGATCATTTTTCCATACGAGGAAGTCTTGGGGACGTAATGAGCCGAATAGTGTTTTGAATACAAAATCTCAGTATTTCGAACACAACTTCGGTCTTCGAGATGAGATCGGATGGTGATGGCCCAAACTTCAAAGATGTTCATATCGATAATACGAAACTTTTTTATGTAGATCATTTCTCCATTTGAGGCCATATTAATTAAGTTTTGATcgtgccaaaatctggtgtcaacacatgTTTTATTGAGAACTGAATAAGCTTACATCATTCAAATCTCATAAAAAATAAGGCTGGCAGGAAATCAAGGGCAGTCATCTCGGCAGTGCAGGCCGGCtaacttttttttttttttgagataaTGCAGGCCGGCTAACTTTTGTTTTGAGATAATGCAGGCCGGCTAACTAGTCGGGCCTCTCGGAGAGGCCCATTGTTTCATTAATGCTGGGCATGGGCTCTCGGCTCATCGGAAGCCCAATAGCATACCAGTATCTTTAGGGTTTCCCATTCCCCCACCCCTTCCTTTATAAATCAAGGGCACAGGATTCTTTCCTACAGCAGCCGTCTTGAAACAAGAACGCATCTCTCCCTACTCCCTCCTGCTCCATTGGTATCTGATTTTTGATGCAACTTTTCCTTTCCGTAAGCTGTTCTTCGCTTCCTTTTGTTGCGAGTTTTTGAAACACAAATCGCTTGGTTCTTAACACGTTTCGTGAGTCTTTCCCCTGTTGGTTGTCGCCAATTGTTCGCCGGCAATGAGGAATGAAACCTGTGCCGGAGGCGGATGCGCCGATGTCGGTAACACAACCCTCTAAGAAGTTCTGAGCCCCCTTTCGATCCAGTTTTCCGTTGTTTTCTGTATGCTTGTTCCTTCCTAGTGTTGATATGTTGGATTGATTTCGATGCGAGGTGATGATGTTATGTATGATAGTCTGTCAATCCCCTGATGTCACAAAGTGAAGACACGCATACATCCCGACAGGCTCTGATCGCATCCAAGTCTCCAATCCGCGATTCTCTTCTTTTCTTTTAGCCAGCTCTGCAATTTCTTTTGGTTTTCAATATGCTTGTAGCTTCTTTCATCAATCCAATAAAATATGCTCTACATTCGTCGTATTAATCGATGAAACATAGTGCAGCTGCACTGAATGCAAAAAAACCAAATCAGGCGCTTGATTATGTAGCGTTTGGCCGACGCAAGATCTGCGCCATAGCCTTGTACGTGTTGTAAGCTGAAGGCCAAACCGTTGTTGCGAGGGAAGATCGCCAAATCAATGAAAGAGCAGGGAGAACAACGAGAGTGCACCCTCCTCCACATTGTAAACATTGTCGAAAAACAAAATTTCCATGTCTTTGGATAAAGCTGTACATGGACTTTCACGGGACTGTCAAAATATTGTCGAAAACCAAACTGAACAGCTTGCACTCCAGTACATTAAGGATTACTGCCAATGCTCACCCCACAAGATATATGAAATGCAAACTAAGCACAATATTGGTTAACTGCCTATGAAGATATTAAATGCAAACTAAGCACAATATAAGAAAATTCATCAATTAATGTTTCCTTTATCGACATGCACATGCACATATGAATGTTTGTCAACTATACCATCTCAACAGAGATCTGTATCTATGAACAAGCTCTATTAATCGATGCACATGGATAAGAATCTATGAACTGTACTTTTTCGCTGCTCTTTAACATCAACCGGAAGTCCAAAATCATGATGCAGGGATAGAATCTATGAACTGTGTCCTTCTCTGCAGCCAACGCGGCACCCAACAGCAATCAGAAGTCCAAAATCTTGACGCAGGGTAAGAGAGTCTATGAACCGCTTCCTTCTTTGCTGCCAACCCAGTACGTTTTTACAGCAATCAGAAGTTTTTCAGGCACGAGAGGGCCATCTTCGTGATCAAGTAGCTTGGACTTCCATCGCATTCCCGTCACCGTCATCCTGACCTTGTTCAGCACCTCGACATTGTCCCGCAGTATGACAGTGCCCTCTGGACGCAAGATCCTATCCATCTCAAGAAGAATGTCTTCCAGGTCACACCTAACAAGTGCACCAAGTCCATATAAGAAGAGGTCATGGATTTCCTATGTAGTAGTATAATATAGCTCTATCACCAGGAGAGAAGAGATCACCTACTTGTTCTCATACAAACTGAAGACGCCGCTGGCATGTATCAGGTCATATGTCCTAGGGTACGTAGAGAAGGCTTCGCACCTGATAACAGCACAAAGTAATGGTAATTCAGGAATGGTTTCAACACATCAACACATTATTTGCCAAAATGCAAAGAAAAAAACATATTACTTGCCCATTGATACCACAACACAGGGGACTTCCAGAGTCCAGACTCACCAATCATGGTATATGCCAATAAGACCCCGCTCATAGATGATGCCAAGAGTGTTCCTCTCTGATATTGTAGGCACAACGTTCATGACCCAGGAGCCGGGAGAATCCAGCACTGCAGCAAAACTTCCAAGGCCTGCATTCATGTCCATGATATTCCTATACCTTGACTTCCCTATCAACTTGTTTACCCTCTTGTATGTATCAACATGCTTCTTCCACAACTTCTTATCCTCTTCATAGACTTCTTCTGTAACACCTGGGGTACCTTCTAGAATTCTGGGACGGACTGCAAATAGTCTCTGTGGAAACTTCTGTAGCTGCTGTGCTCCCTCTGGGATAGGTGTTATACAGGTTTCCATTTTCTTATACCTATAGTATACAAAAAAGTGATTCAAAAACTGATATAATGAAAGGACATGAAACATAAAAGGCAGAGCTCCTGCCTCTGTTTAACTTAAATAAAAAAGGACAGAAAAAAAATTATAACAATCTCAGACCTTGAAGTAAATACTCcccccgttcctaaatatttgtctttctagacatttcaaatggctaccacatacagatgtatgtagacacattttagagtgtagattcactcattttgcttcgtatgtagtcacttgttgaaatatctagaaagacaaatatttaggaacggagggagtagatcatTATTTTTATTATGCCACCCAGTTGAGTACTCAAGTTGATGTGCATGTTGGTAGTTTACAGCATGTGTTTGTATATACTACAAACAGAGAACATACCAGATGTCATCTGCATCTTGAACGTTGCACATCTTGCTGGCACGACCATTCTTGTTATGGCATGCATTTGAATTTGCCTTTTTCTGCCAAATAACAGTATCTTCCTTCTCATATATTTTATTCCAGCAAAGCATTTCAGCAATGTTCTCAATTCTATTTTGTTCTTCCTCTGAATCTTGTTTGGATCTTTGCCATGTTTTGTAATATTTCTTCCAATTGATGGGAGGACCAGATAATATCCAATAACCCCCAGGCCTAAGAACCCGATCCACTTCCATCATGTACATTCCATCTGCAGGAAGCAAAAAACTAAAGCTCTTGAAAATAATCCAGTCAACAAGTATTTTCAATATTTATGCACGGTTGACACTACTCACCATTTGATTTCCAGGGGATTAAGCAGCGTGAGCAGTGGGCCATATCAAAAGATCTAGATGGGTATGGGAGCTTCATAGTCCCAAGCACTCCAATTACAGCAGGAACACCTCGCTCCAAAGCAAATTGAACCTGAGCTTCGTGTGAGTCTCGAGGTGCAAATGACATGGTCAATATATTTCTATCCATTAGGTAAGCACCCCAGCTTGCAACCTACACATGGTCAAAATGTTACTCCCAAGTCTTTCGGGCAAGAATGCACCGGCACTACCATAAGTTAAAAACAAGACCTAATCATATATGTGAAAATACCACAAAGTTGGACCAAGAACCAAGATATGTACAAGAAACTAACATTAATGACTTGGTGCTATATGAAGTAGAGCGTAAGCTAAGCAATGATGCAACTAAGAAGAGAATTAAAGAGATTGTGAACAGCAGCTAACTGGTAACACATCTTCAAGGGAGCAAATGATTGAAATAAGGGTTTATTAGACATACCCCGCATCCAGTGTCAAGTGCAGTCCTAATGGTGCCATCAGCAAGTGGAATGACTGATGCAAGTTCATCAATGTAAGAGCTTGCTCCATTTGGAAACATTGTCCCGCCTCCTGGGAAATGGAACACATCTCCCTGGTGCTGGATCCAGTTCTGAACTGCTTTTTCAACTGTCAGACTCTTGTATGGAGCATTTGCATACGGAACATACTCACGGCTCTTGGGCCAAGCAAAAGGGGTGACATAGCCTTTTGGTGCTGGGATAAGACAGTGCAGCTTCTCATTTTCTGCAGGACAATGCCTCTCTCGATAGGTCATATTTTCTCTAGGAAAGGTCATTGCTCGGTTCTGGTCTTGGCAAGGAGTATAGTCCCTGTATCTAATATGGCATGGCTTAAACACTTTATTGTTCATGATCAACGGATTAACACCACCCATGCTATGATGGGTCTCGAAGTGCAAATTTGGCAAGATTGTACAGTCGGTTTCCTTTGTCACCCTCAATGCTATACTGTCACCCCTCCCTGTCCCACTTTTCTGCCAAGCGCCTAGTATATAGAAGAAGCAGCACAAACCCATCACAATTACTACTGACATGATACTCCGTGTCCTACGGTCTGGATTCATTCTCGAACCCCTCATGAACCTGAAATTATTGCAGGAAAATCATAAGGATACACTCTAAACGGATCACATATTTGCAATTTACTGCTCATAGATAGGACATCTACATCGAATCAGTGAGATGTAGATGTATCAAATTAAACCAGATAAAAAGTCATTCAAATCCTAATGGATGGCAATTGCATCAGATGATCACAATTGATAACAGCAACAACAATTGATAATTGTCTACTGACTTCAATTTCACATATCACAAATCTACTTCTAGGTATTAGGATCTGATCCAGATGAAACCAGGCAAGATTTACAAACCCTCATGCATAATTTAAACCACAGAGTTTATCATAGAACTATAATATATCTAATCCGCTCGATAGTCACACTAGCAGGAGCGCTGGCCTTCAATTTAACAGAATAGTGCGACCCAGTTTATTAAGGGGAAAACGAGCCGAAAACAAAAACCATATTAGCCTTTAGATGTCTATTTACAGAAGGTCTGTTCTAACTTCCAAGTCGTGCAGCAGTTTCAGCAGAACGGTCTAGTTTGTGCATATACCGACAGTAGGAGCTAGCGACAACATTCTAGAACGACGCTCTCACAGAAGCACTAGCCAATCGACCCAATGTTTCCTCCATAGCAATCATCAGAACTAAAATAGAAGTACGCAGCACCGATCGCAGATTCTGACGCAGTCAACCCTAATTCCAACGACAGCAACTGAACTCTCAACAAGTTCGACGACCGCAATAAGTTAGGGCTCTCCGGAATTCCGATCCCACCAcggcacgcacgcacgcacgcacgcaaaaCCACAGCGCGAGGCGGAACAAAAGCAACACGCGACGAACAGAGAGGCTGGTCGGAATTCCACCAGGCCAGAGCCCAGCCGCGGGTCGAAACCGAAATCAACGGGGGACAGGACACCATCAGGAGCAAGCGAAGCGAGCCGAGGCAATCCGAGGCTTGGGGAACTAGCGCGCGCGGGGATCGAATCCAGAAGGGGGTTTAGGAGTGGAGGAAGCAAGCGAACCTCGCTCTCCGTGTCGTCTCCGCGGGGGGGAGGGTGGTGGCTTCGAGCACGCCTGGGGAGGCGGCGGTGTCGACGGGAGGCGGCCAAATCGGCTCATCGCTCCGAGGACAACGGAAAGGGTACAAAATGAGAGGGGACGACGCGGGAGTGGGAAAGAGCGGCAGGTCGCGCCTGGTGTGTCGTGTTGGTTTGGTTTGTTGGGGCCTTTTTGCTAGAGTCCTAAACCGGACGAAAGCTGTTTACTGTGGCCGAAGAATGTTATCGCCGTATGAATTACTATAAACAGTATAACTCAGCTACTTACGACCCCCCACAGCGTTTTAACGCTCCCAGCCGTTGAATCACTGTCATCTACGCACAAGATTTGATCGGCCGTCCTAGTTGTAACGCTGACTGCTGAAAGGCACCGTTTTCTGGGCTACTGCTCCGGAGAACGAGTTGCGCTAATTGTCCCGAATTGGGCCGTTTGGTAGAAGGCCCACGAGGTCTCTCTAACGGAGCATGTCTCCAATCAGCTAGCTACGAGCCCCCACAGCGTTTTGACACTCCCAGCCGTTGAATCACTGTCATCTACGCACAAGATTTGATCGGCCGTCCCAGTTGTAACGCTGACTGCTGAAAGGCACCGTTTTCTGGGCTGCTGCTCCGGAGAACGAGTTGCGCTAATTGTCCCGAATTGGGCCGTTTGGTAGAAGGCCCACGAGGTCTCTCTAACGGAGCATGTCTCCAATCAGCTAGCTACGAGCCCCCACAGCGTTTTGACACTCCCAGCCATTGAATCACTGTCATCTACGCACAAGATTTGATCGGCCGTCCCAGTTGTAACGCTGACTGCTGAAAGGCACCGTTTTCTGGGCTGCTGCTCCGGAGAACGAGTTGCGCTAATTGTCCCGAATTGGGCCGTTTGATAGAAGGCCCACGAGCTCTCTCTAACGGAGCATGTCTCCAAACCTATCCTTGAGCAGTTTCACAAAAGAAAAACGTATCCTCGAGCTGCTCGCCTCCTCCTCGCAGCTGCGCCGCCGCCGTCTTCCGCCCCGGCAGAGAACTTCTACCTCTTGTTTGCCTCGCGTCGATGCCATGTACTCACCCTCTACTCTTCCTCGGCAGGCCCCCACGGTGGGTCTCTTCTTTCCCATGTCGTGCCCAGCAGAGTTCTTCCATGGTGGCTGTAGGCCAGAGCATGCGCGAGGCGCGACCAGCGACCAAAGAGCGGCAAGGTAACAATCGAGATGGACAGATGGTGGCATAATGGCTAGGCTACGAAGCCGCGTGAACGCAGCTACTCATTCGTCCTCACAACGCAAACAGTCGGAAGGCCAGGTGAGCTCCTCCTTTTGGTGATTTTATTTCTCCACTCCCACTCTGTGGTTATGGTCGAGTTGTTTGGTGCAGGTTTCCCCCAGATTTGAagtgttttatttttatttttgtacTCTTTGAATTATAGGAAGTTCTGACCTGGAATTTCCAGTTCACGGCTTCCTTCTCATGGGGGACATTTTCTTTCAATAAGTCAAATTTCAGCAATGATGCCCTGAAGTATTTAACCAAACAATTGATGTAGCAATGTCATTCATGTTGCGGAAGGAGACAAATATCCTTCTTATGAGCTGTACCTTCGTTTTTCTCTTCTGATAGATGTCCGTAAAGATAGATTATACCTGAATCTCTGAGTCCACTGGCCAAGCAAGGCAGTTTGAGCAACATGAATCTTTGTAGGCGTTGTTTCATGTTACCCAAGCGATTTGTTAGCATGCAAATCAGATACTTAGCTATATCCTAATCATAGCTACTTAGCAGCATGTCTTTTACATGCATATCAACTGAAGAAGATGCACACAAGGAAGTTCAGGTAACTAGCATACAAGAGCATCCTGAAAACTAATTTGTGGTGGCACTTGTTACAGAGGTGTTAGACAGTAATTTTTGTTGGATCATTCTTTCTAGACTTGTTCATGGCAATATACAATTATTACCTTTTAAATTCTTTTTAAAGTAAAAAATTGTATTGGAAGCTTGGAATGGTTAGAAGATAGCTAATTCCATTTTATTCACCAAAAAAAGCTAATTCCATTGAGATATTCCCCCGAAGAGCTCTTGGAGAGTTCAATTATGTGCAAGAGCAAGCAAGGCAGTTTGAGCAACATGAATCTTTTTTAATTAGCAACATGAATTTATGTGATTAGTCCGATCAATTCTAATTAATGGCTGAGAATTATGCCCTAACATCTATACCGAAACATTGTAATTTGAATCATTTAAAATTATCAAATGTTTCTTTAATTTCTATATTTTTCTTAAGGAATAACGGGCGCGGCAACGCGCGCCTTCATGGTCTAGTACAAACACAAAACAGAGCGCGCACCACACATTTCATGCGGCATTTCTAAGTTTTCGAAAAATAGAAAAAACATGGACACGGATTACCGTATATCTTGTTCACATGTATTTGTAAATCGCACAAAAAAGCAAAGATGTGTGGATAGCATATGAAACCATCTACTTGTGATTTTTTTGCAGGTCACATATAGTTGTATTGTTTAATGA is drawn from Aegilops tauschii subsp. strangulata cultivar AL8/78 chromosome 1, Aet v6.0, whole genome shotgun sequence and contains these coding sequences:
- the LOC109782810 gene encoding probable methyltransferase PMT2, whose product is MRGSRMNPDRRTRSIMSVVIVMGLCCFFYILGAWQKSGTGRGDSIALRVTKETDCTILPNLHFETHHSMGGVNPLIMNNKVFKPCHIRYRDYTPCQDQNRAMTFPRENMTYRERHCPAENEKLHCLIPAPKGYVTPFAWPKSREYVPYANAPYKSLTVEKAVQNWIQHQGDVFHFPGGGTMFPNGASSYIDELASVIPLADGTIRTALDTGCGVASWGAYLMDRNILTMSFAPRDSHEAQVQFALERGVPAVIGVLGTMKLPYPSRSFDMAHCSRCLIPWKSNDGMYMMEVDRVLRPGGYWILSGPPINWKKYYKTWQRSKQDSEEEQNRIENIAEMLCWNKIYEKEDTVIWQKKANSNACHNKNGRASKMCNVQDADDIWYKKMETCITPIPEGAQQLQKFPQRLFAVRPRILEGTPGVTEEVYEEDKKLWKKHVDTYKRVNKLIGKSRYRNIMDMNAGLGSFAAVLDSPGSWVMNVVPTISERNTLGIIYERGLIGIYHDWCEAFSTYPRTYDLIHASGVFSLYENKCDLEDILLEMDRILRPEGTVILRDNVEVLNKVRMTVTGMRWKSKLLDHEDGPLVPEKLLIAVKTYWVGSKEGSGS